The following proteins come from a genomic window of Aspergillus oryzae RIB40 DNA, chromosome 4:
- a CDS encoding class I SAM-dependent DNA methyltransferase (predicted protein), translating into MVQLTRSQAQIKKCTINMHDSPSSGPPVMHAKDSRILGCTTDLKKEDCMELYEKWAASYNEDLADASQNYIAPLLVAQAALASSKDPEATVLDAGCGTGLVAEALAKGSKWTIDGMDLSPAMLKVAEQTGVYRSLFKVDLTQPIDQPDQKYDIVTCCGTFTRGHVGPDPALRELIRLLKPNGVIAATVLEEIWVSGGYKAEADKLEKEGLAKVVSRDLIDYRKGAGDKATLLLMKKTASA; encoded by the exons ATGGTGCAATTAACAAG ATCGCAGGCTCAAATCAAGAAATGCACCATTAACATGCACGACTCACCCTCCTCCGGACCTCCGGTTATGCATGCGAAAGATTCGCGAATTCTTGGTTGTACCACGGA tctcaagaaggaagactgTATGGAGCTCTATGAGAAATGGGCCGCCTCCTACAACGAAGACCTTGCCGACGCATCCCAGAACTATATCGCCCCGCTCCTGGTTGCCCAAGCCGCCCTCGCCTCAAGCAAAGACCCCGAGGCTACCGTATTGGACGCCGGTTGTGGCACGGGGCTCGTGGCCGAAGCCCTTGCTAAGGGCAGCAAATGGACTATTGATGGCATGGATTTGTCTCCTGCCATGCTCAAGGTCGCAGAACAGACTGGCGTGTACCGAAGCCTCTTCAAAGTAGACCTCACACAACCGATCGATCAACCAGACCAGAAGTACGATATCGTGACATGCTGCGGCACCTTCACGCGTGGCCATGTCGGGCCCGACCCTGCCCTGAGGGAACTCATCCGTCTTCTCAAGCCAAACGGTGTCATCGCCGCCACCGTCCTCGAAGAGATTTGGGTGTCCGGCGGCTacaaagccgaagccgacAAGCTAGAGAAGGAAGGTCTAGCAAAGGTGGTCAGTCGAGACCTCATCGACTATCGAAAGGGAGCCGGCGACAAAGCAACATTGCTCCTGATGAAAAAGACAGCTTCCGCTTGA
- a CDS encoding uncharacterized protein (predicted protein) → MQSPGITLQSSSDSERAREGETSLEGHAEESSSALSLYDIRTRTPVSVLPALNYASNFVHIPCDTSTRLLEQFRNENLNYLPCIHIPPHVTPQELMQEKPFFWYCLTAVLTPNLIERESLFTKVHDTIYQKLVVETTPSMDLLLGLMTFMSWKVYCAKPFLNFYSHLLTGLVSELGINKAPRKDQSVLQGFNRAAGLKTEPAMKRTLEERRAVLGCFVITSSIASSLFKSDALRWTPHMEENLEILASTKECFGDELLVWLVRIQRLAISTRIGQAPDTRISEE, encoded by the exons ATGCAAAGCCCTGGTATAACTCTTCAGTCTTCCTCTGACTCGGAAAGAGCGCGGGAGGGTGAGACTTCACTAGAAGGGCACGCTGAGGAGTCGTCCAGCGCTCTTAGCCTATACGATATTCGAACAAGGACTCCTGTTTCTGTGCTACCTGCATTAAATTATGCAAGCAACTTTGTTCACATCCCGTGCGATACATCAACACGACTTCTCGAGCAGTTCCGTAACGAAAATCTTAACTATCTTCCCTGCATCCACATACCGCCTCACGTCACCCCTCAAGAACTTATGCAAGAGAAGCCGTTCTTCTGGTATTGCCTGACCGCAGTCCTGACACCAAACCTGATCGAAAGAGAAtccctcttcaccaaagTGCACGATACCATCTACCAAAAGCTGGTTGTGGAAACGACCCCGAGCATGgaccttcttctcggccttaTGACATTCATGTCATG GAAAGTATACTGTGCGAAGCCATTTCTCAACTTCTACAGCCACCTATTGACCGGGCTTGTCAGCGAGCTGGGTATAAACAAAGCTCCCCGAAAGGACCAATCCGTTCTGCAAGGATTCAATCGAGCCGCCGGTCTGAAGACTGAGCCCGCTATGAAGAGAACTTTGGAGGAGCGACGGGCCGTGCTGGGGTGTTTTGTGATCACTTCAAG CATCGCGTCGTCGTTATTTAAAAGTGACGCCTTGCGTTGGACTCCCCACATGGAAGAAAACCTCGAGATCCTGGCTAGCACGAAAGAATGCTTTGGAGATGAGCTGTTGGTGTGGCTCGTCAGGATTCA ACGTCTTGCAATCTCAACTCGAATTGGTCAAGCGCCAGATACCCGCATATCTGAAGAATAA
- a CDS encoding fungal specific transcription factor domain-containing protein (predicted protein): MYFSNAELAIHEVFIKAPIPTNSPDPQSLKSLHTCLLAAKSWLDVWLCVPPEHYMGVSFTIFFQFCRALVDLFMLSTLDDPTWDRKAVQDCVNLFHYLDLLQTKFKRSSDQPGQDGEATIFSKGVSMISAIKERWGPSLMEARPYLPTTEMANPTVHDTLDNPGDLKLDGMDDAWMMELFGFL; the protein is encoded by the coding sequence ATGTATTTCTCGAACGCAGAACTTGCAATTCATGAGGTCTTTATCAAGGCACCCATCCCAACCAATAGTCCAGACCCCCAGAGCCTCAAAAGCCTTCATACGTGTCTTCTCGCTGCGAAGTCTTGGTTGGATGTCTGGCTGTGTGTTCCCCCAGAACACTATATGGGGGTatccttcaccatcttcttccagttctgCCGAGCTCTTGTGGACCTCTTCATGCTTTCTACCCTGGATGACCCAACCTGGGATAGGAAAGCTGTCCAAGACTGCGTTAACCTATTCCATTATCTTGACCTTCTGCAAACCAAATTTAAAAGGTCGTCTGACCAACCCGGCCAAGACGGGGAAGCGACCATATTTTCAAAGGGCGTCAGCATGATATCGGCTATCAAAGAAAGATGGGGACCATCATTGATGGAGGCCCGGCCGTATCTTCCTACCACCGAGATGGCTAACCCGACCGTACATGATACATTGGACAACCCCGGCGATCTAAAACTTGACGGTATGGATGACGCATGGATGATGGAGTTATTTGGATTCTTATAA